Proteins encoded within one genomic window of Salipaludibacillus agaradhaerens:
- a CDS encoding TetR/AcrR family transcriptional regulator, protein MSRQKTIDQTQLFYETEQLILEAGYTGFHFKALAERLGVARSTIYNYYPRKEELITAYMLHLIEEAVRKMDDAIKSEEPLKTLLRIWVKYANMHQMLQIMPYIDQKATPKVEENTQKMYVLFRKMKKKISDVLYKGQQEGQIRTDIQMPTLVGLMMATVQIPVHTELEEWVNEVHDLLLNGFTN, encoded by the coding sequence ATGAGCCGGCAAAAAACAATAGATCAAACGCAATTATTTTACGAAACGGAACAATTAATTTTAGAAGCAGGCTATACTGGCTTTCATTTTAAAGCTCTCGCAGAACGGCTTGGTGTGGCTAGAAGTACGATTTATAATTATTATCCGAGAAAAGAAGAGCTCATTACGGCTTATATGCTTCACCTTATCGAAGAAGCAGTAAGAAAAATGGATGACGCCATAAAATCGGAAGAGCCTCTTAAAACACTTCTACGTATTTGGGTGAAGTATGCTAATATGCATCAGATGCTGCAAATTATGCCCTATATTGATCAGAAAGCGACGCCAAAGGTTGAAGAGAACACACAAAAAATGTATGTGTTATTTCGAAAAATGAAAAAAAAGATTTCTGATGTATTGTATAAAGGACAGCAGGAAGGCCAGATTAGAACAGATATTCAAATGCCAACACTTGTGGGTTTAATGATGGCAACGGTCCAAATCCCCGTGCACACTGAACTTGAAGAGTGGGTCAATGAGGTGCATGACCTTCTTCTAAACGGTTTTACTAACTAA